The Syntrophotalea acetylenivorans genome contains the following window.
TCCCGGGAAGTGAGCGCGTCATCGAGGTTCATCTCGCCGATAATGCTCCGCAGCGAGGTCTGCACCAGGTTGCGAATCGCGACCAGGTAGTTATCGATGCCAAACACCGCCTTGGGCGGATCGATGATATTGATGAAGGCAATCGCGTTGGCGGTAATCACAGCGTTGTCCTTGGTGATAACCTCCTGGCTGGGAATATCGAGGGAGATATCCTTGGTCAGTACTTTGTACGCAATCGTATCGAGATAGGGAATGACGAAGTTAAGGCCGGGGTTGAGAGTCTTGTGGTACTTACCCAGCCGTTGCACCACGTGCTTGTATCCTTGAGGTACGATGCGTACGCCGAGAAAGATGGTTACCAACACCAGCGCCAGCAAAATAACGATCAGAATCAAACCTGGCATAATCCGAACCTCCCGATTGCAATAGAGTGATTAACGTTTGATGCATTCGCAAAACTCATAGGATGGCTGAGCCATCAACGTTTTTCTACTGTCAGCACATGACCTTCAATGCCGGTAACTCTTACCTCATCCCCCGCCTGCAGCGATTCGGAGCAGATGCAAGGCCATTCCTCGCTGCCCAACAGAGGCACCGTAAAACGCACCCTCCCCTTGTCCCGAGGGCTGGCCGAACCTTTGATGACCAGGGCCAGTTCACCAATGATCGCCTCGCGAGCCATACCGGCGGTACTGCGATCAGCCATGCGCGGCTTCAAAACCCGAAACCAGAAGATCGTAGAGCCCGCCGAGAAAAGGGCAAATAAAGCCAATTGAGCGGTCAGGGACAGGCCCGGAAAGAGCAACAACAACAGACCGGTAAATCCTGCACCGAGCCCGAACCAAAAAATGGTAAATGAAGGCACGATCAATTCGGCCCCGACCAACAACAAGCCGAGGGCCAGCCAATGCCACCACTGCATAGAAAATTCCATGTTGGACTCCATTTAATCAGCGCCGCTTACCGCGAAAAATTTTACGGCTCCTGGCGATTGATAAACACCTCTCTTGGACGACTGGTACCGTCCGAGGGACCGATGATCCCTTCCTGCTCCATCTTTTCAACCATGCGTGCGGCCCGGTTGTAACCGACTCGCAAACGCCGCTGCAACATGGAGATGGAGGCCTGACGGGTTTCTGCTACCAGGGCCAAGGCCTCATCCCACTTCTCGTCGTATTCATCGTCCCCGTCCCCGTCGCCCCCTCCGTCGCTTGATGGCGGGGCAGTAAGGATCGACTCATCGTATTCGGGGGTCCCTTGCTTTTCCAGGAAATCAACGACCCTTTTCACCTCCAGCTCGGAAACAAAGGCGCCGTGAACCCTCTGCAGCGCGCCGGTCCCCGGAGGCAAAAAGAGCATATCCCCCATGCCCAGCAAGGTTTCCGCGCCCATGGTGTCAAGAATGGTGCGGGAATCGACGCGGGAAAAAACCTTAAAGGAAATACGGGTCGGGAAATTGGCCTTGATCAAACCGGTGATAACATCCACGCTCGGCCGTTGGGTAGCCAGTATCAAATGAATTCCGGCGGCCCTTGCCATCTGGGCCAGGCGGGCGATGGATTCTTCAAGTTCGCGGCCGGCGACCAGCATCAGGTCGGCCAGCTCATCGACAATAACCACGATGCGCGGCAAATGACCGTGTTCCAGCTCTTCCTCGGGGTCGACCTCCACCGGCGGCAATTCCTCGTCGACCTCTTCCACCGCCTCGACGATCATCTGCCCCTTGGCGCGCAGCTCCTCTTCCTCCTGCAGTTCCTTACGCAGTTTTTTATTGTAGCCGTCGACGTTTCGCACACCCTTGTCGGCCATCAGTCGATAACGCCGCTCCATCTCCCGGACCGCCCAATTCAGGGCCAGAGCCGCCTTTTTGGGGTTGGTTACGACCGGCAACAGCAGGTGGGGGATCCCCTCATAAATGGACAATTCAAGCATCTTCGGATCGATGAGAATGATACGCACATCCTCGGGAGCCGCCCTGTAGAGAAGAGACAGGATCATGGTATTGATGGACACCGACTTACCGCTGCCGGTGGAACCGGCCACCAGCAAGTGAGGCATCTTGGCCAGATCGGAGACCACCGTGCGGCCGAAGATATCCTGCCCCAGGGCCATGGGGAGCCGGCTACCGGAGCGCTGGAATTCGTCGGACGCCAGAATTTCTTTCAGGTAAACGGTCTGCCGTTCATGATTGGGGATTTCGATACCGACCACCCCACGACCGGGAATAGGTGCCACGATACGGATAGCGATGGCCTGCAGGGCCATCGCCAGGTCATCGGAGAGGCCGGCGATCTTATTGACCTTCACCCCCGGCGCCGGCGAGAATTCGTACATGGTCACAACCGGACCCGGTTTAACCTCGGTCACCTCGCCCACCACGCCAAAATCGGCAAGCTTCTTCTCCAGAATTCGGGCGTTCATCATCAACGCCTCGCGATCGACGGGGGCCGGCCCCTCATCTTCGTGATCGAGCAAAGACAAAGAGGGAATGTGATAGGTACCGCTTGGCTCCAAAAAGTCGAAGGATTCCTGTTGGCGCTGAGCTTCTTCCTTAGCCTTTTTTTTGCCTTTTTTGGCCTTGCTTGGCACCTTCGGCACCGCCGTGGGGGCGATAATCGGACCGGCCTCAGTTCGTTGCTGAGCAGCGCTGCGTTTTTCGGCACGACGGACCTTCCGCAACTCACGGCGGCGGTCGAGATAACCACCCAAACGGCTCAACAGGCCTTCAAGAAAAAGCATCATGGAAAAGCGGGCCGCCAGCATCAGCGCTACAAGCAGACAGACCGTGAGGAAGATCGCCGCACCGGTCACATTCAACAACCCGCTCAGCTGAGAAGCCAATAGACGTCCAATCGCCCCCCCAGCCTCTTTGATTTGTTCGCCGAACAGGCTCAGGGCCCGAAAGCGCAGGGCCAGCAATCCGGCAAGGGACAGCACCAGGCCGAAAAAAGCACAGCCCCGATACCAACGCAAACGCAAATCACGAAACTTGAGCAGCCGCCAGGCCAGGAGAAAACAGCCGCCGGGAAACAGCAGCGACGGTAAACCGAAGACCTGGTACATGAGGTCGGCCAGATGAGCGCCGACCGTGCCACCGAAGTTACT
Protein-coding sequences here:
- a CDS encoding DNA translocase FtsK, with translation MTDQAQPLMREHLKKEILGVFWLAVGFYLLLALLSFSNADPSFNNNLHPDTISNFGGTVGAHLADLMYQVFGLPSLLFPGGCFLLAWRLLKFRDLRLRWYRGCAFFGLVLSLAGLLALRFRALSLFGEQIKEAGGAIGRLLASQLSGLLNVTGAAIFLTVCLLVALMLAARFSMMLFLEGLLSRLGGYLDRRRELRKVRRAEKRSAAQQRTEAGPIIAPTAVPKVPSKAKKGKKKAKEEAQRQQESFDFLEPSGTYHIPSLSLLDHEDEGPAPVDREALMMNARILEKKLADFGVVGEVTEVKPGPVVTMYEFSPAPGVKVNKIAGLSDDLAMALQAIAIRIVAPIPGRGVVGIEIPNHERQTVYLKEILASDEFQRSGSRLPMALGQDIFGRTVVSDLAKMPHLLVAGSTGSGKSVSINTMILSLLYRAAPEDVRIILIDPKMLELSIYEGIPHLLLPVVTNPKKAALALNWAVREMERRYRLMADKGVRNVDGYNKKLRKELQEEEELRAKGQMIVEAVEEVDEELPPVEVDPEEELEHGHLPRIVVIVDELADLMLVAGRELEESIARLAQMARAAGIHLILATQRPSVDVITGLIKANFPTRISFKVFSRVDSRTILDTMGAETLLGMGDMLFLPPGTGALQRVHGAFVSELEVKRVVDFLEKQGTPEYDESILTAPPSSDGGGDGDGDDEYDEKWDEALALVAETRQASISMLQRRLRVGYNRAARMVEKMEQEGIIGPSDGTSRPREVFINRQEP
- a CDS encoding NfeD family protein; its protein translation is MEFSMQWWHWLALGLLLVGAELIVPSFTIFWFGLGAGFTGLLLLLFPGLSLTAQLALFALFSAGSTIFWFRVLKPRMADRSTAGMAREAIIGELALVIKGSASPRDKGRVRFTVPLLGSEEWPCICSESLQAGDEVRVTGIEGHVLTVEKR